The Scylla paramamosain isolate STU-SP2022 unplaced genomic scaffold, ASM3559412v1 Contig18, whole genome shotgun sequence genome includes a region encoding these proteins:
- the LOC135097345 gene encoding muscle, skeletal receptor tyrosine protein kinase-like isoform X2, which produces MGGPRSRRSGHLHGTSTDLPLDPAGGAAIGVTGGDGGALRLPPITLPTAPGEVIGSSWEEVTSEGGMVPDLRQEGHVTRDSSVTPFGNEIMSVYRLTPPTTSEVTTWPPAGVRGPEESSSPSRSLNYALQEKRDTGNQENHAHEDPDEDLLVSSSSSSPAASLHAAPASPASPHYLTTSLDPLRGQPATHLPPSTPQLEETPRTLTPEGESERGVTTATTTTTTTTASGQELSPNVRTTTTTATTTTTTSKGRRPTREPRRKAARTQRSAPSSKRLQQPSPAPRVSVCANNPCGMEPSCHAKSSVPRGFVCYCDDKSLVEPGASCSSRGAELPIHPPPISVNSPKEFRPLYSMWLVGVASLLVVMMIMLVFWRRKSLCAWIRHRHREKKPGQQPSDSIPKHNSLVAYNFISNPNYYTQGPDTLPVHTLPVHLIHPEQISFVGELGEGCFGKVYKGTYSSCCPEALTEGEVDPEGGGGGGGGGGGGSQQGTGEEEEEGGRQTVAVKVIKESVSARGEEDFMREVEIMSAFSHPNILTLIGIVAKGSGGTPWMVFEYMPYGDLAELLRSCGPNFYSNHTPVTSLSKNDLLHISVQIASGMEYLSSQHFVHRDLACRNCLVGEDLTVKISDFGMSRDVYTCDYYKVGGSRMLPVRWMAPESIMYGKFTLESDVWSFGVVLWEIYSFGKQPYYGNSNENVMKLIFQGILLSPPDTCPPKVRDIMRRCWATDPMDRLKFPEILAHLKGIRGEGKCLSRQDTSPRAPVTPSGAPVTYSQLCLQEEAGGHLDQDLYLVPRRVEPREYMTVLNV; this is translated from the exons ATGGGTGGCCCCCGGAGCAGGAGGTCAGGTCATCTCCACGGGACCTCAACTGACCTCCCCCTTGACCcagctggtggtgctgctattggtgttactggtggtgatggtggtgccctTCGCCTTCCCCCTATCACGCTTCCCACGGCCCCAGGAGAGGTCATTGGGAGCTCATGGGAGGAGGTCACATCTGAAGGTGGAATGGTGCCAGACCTTCGTCAGGAAGGTCACGTGACGAGGGACAGTAGTGTTACGCCCTTTGGCAACGAGATCATGTCAGTGTACAGGTTGACCCCACCCACTACTTCTGAGGTCACGACGTGGCCCCCCGCAGGAGTGAGGGGGCCGGAAGAGTCCTCGTCGCCCTCCAGGTCTCTTAATTACGCCCTACAggagaagagagacacagggaaCCAAGAGAACCACGCCCACGAGGACCCCGACGAGGACCTACTCgtatcctcctcgtcctcttcaccTGCTGCCTCTCTGCACGCCGCCCCTGCGTCCCCTGCGTCCCCTCACTACCTCACCACCTCCTTAGACCCACTCAGGGGCCAGCCCGCCACGCACCTCCCGCCCTCCACCCCGCAGTTGGAGGAGACACCACGGACCCTCACTCCTGAAGGCGAGAGTGAAAGAGGcgtcaccacagccaccactaccaccactactaccacagcgAGCGGCCAAGAGCTGTCACCAAACGttaggaccaccaccaccaccgccaccaccaccaccaccaccagtaaagGCAGACGCCCGACGAGAGAGCCGAGAAGGAAAGCGGCTCGTACTCAGAGGTCCGCCCCGTCCAGCAAGCGCCTTCAGCagccctcccccgccccccgtGTCTCCGTGTGCGCTAACAACCCCTGTGGCATGGAGCCCTCGTGCCACGCCAAGAGCAGCGTCCCTCGGGGTTTCGTGTGCTACTGTGACGATAAGTCGTTGGTGGAGCCCGGGGCGTCCTGCTCCTCCCGCGGTGCAGAGC tgCCGATACACCCACCCCCCATATCAGTCAACAGTCCAAAAGAG TTCCGGCCCCTGTACTCCATGTGGCTGGTGGGCGTGGCCTcattgctggtggtgatgatgataatgctggTGTTTTGGAGAAGAAAGAGCTTATGTGCGTGGATTAGACACCGACATAGGGAGAAGAAGCCAGGACAG CAACCGAGTGACTCCATACCCAAGCACAACTCCCTCGTGGCTTACAACTTCATTAGCAACCCCAACTATTACACCCAAGGCCCAGACACTCTGCCCGTCCACACCCTGCCCGTGCACCTCATCCACCCCGAGCAGATCTCCTTCGTCGGGGAGCTGGGAGAAGGGTGTTTCGGCAAGGTGTACAAAG GCACATACAGTTCATGCTGCCCTGAGGCTTTAACCGAGGGAGAAGTAGacccagaaggaggaggaggaggaggaggaggaggaggaggaggaagccagcaagggacaggagaggaagaagaggaaggagggagacaaacAGTGGCAGTGAAGGTGATAAAAGAGAGTGTAAGcgcaagaggagaggaagattttATGAGAGAAGTGGAGATTATGTCAGCTTTCTCTCACCCTAACATCCTCACCCTTATTGGCATTGTGGCTAAAG gCAGCGGAGGAACCCCCTGGATGGTATTTGAATATATGCCTTATGGAGACTTGGCAGAGTTACTAAGGTCGTGTGGTCCAAACTTCTACTCTAATCACACCCCTGTAACTTCCCTCTCCAag AATGACCTGCTCCACATTAGCGTGCAAATCGCCTCTGGAATGGAATACCTCTCCTCCCAGCACTTCGTCCACCGTGATCTGGCGTGTAGGAACTGCCTGGTGGGGGAGGACCTCACTGTTAAGATATCAGACTTCGGGATGTCCAGGGATGTCTATACCTGTGATTACTATAAG GTTGGAGGTTCACGCATGCTGCCCGTGAGGTGGATGGCCCCGGAGAGCATCATGTATGGCAAGTTTACGCTGGAGAGTGACGTTTGGTCCTTCGGTGTGGTGCTGTGGGAGATATACTCGTTCGGGAAGCAGCCTTACTACGGAAACTCCAATGAAAAT gtGATGAAACTCATCTTCCAGGGGATCCTTCTTAGCCCCCCGGACACCTGCCCCCCCAAGGTGCGTGACATCATGCGCAGGTGCTGGGCGACCGACCCCATGGATCGTCTTAAATTCCCCGAGATTTTGGCCCACCTGAAGGGGATccggggggaggggaagtgcCTCTCCCGACAGGACACCTCCCCCCGTGCCCCTGTGACCCCCAGCGGCGCCCCCGTCACGTACAGTCAGCTGTGTCTgcaggaggaggcgggaggTCACTTAGATCAGGACCTGTACTTGGTGCCACGCCGAGTAGAGCCAAGGGAATACATGACAGTGCTCAATGTGTGA
- the LOC135097345 gene encoding uncharacterized protein LOC135097345 isoform X1 produces the protein MGGPRSRRSGHLHGTSTDLPLDPAGGAAIGVTGGDGGALRLPPITLPTAPGEVIGSSWEEVTSEGGMVPDLRQEGHVTRDSSVTPFGNEIMSVYRLTPPTTSEVTTWPPAGVRGPEESSSPSRSLNYALQEKRDTGNQENHAHEDPDEDLLVSSSSSSPAASLHAAPASPASPHYLTTSLDPLRGQPATHLPPSTPQLEETPRTLTPEGESERGVTTATTTTTTTTASGQELSPNVRTTTTTATTTTTTSKGRRPTREPRRKAARTQRSAPSSKRLQQPSPAPRVSVCANNPCGMEPSCHAKSSVPRGFVCYCDDKSLVEPGASCSSRGAELPIHPPPISVNSPKEFRPLYSMWLVGVASLLVVMMIMLVFWRRKSLCAWIRHRHREKKPGQVRDGQQPSDSIPKHNSLVAYNFISNPNYYTQGPDTLPVHTLPVHLIHPEQISFVGELGEGCFGKVYKGTYSSCCPEALTEGEVDPEGGGGGGGGGGGGSQQGTGEEEEEGGRQTVAVKVIKESVSARGEEDFMREVEIMSAFSHPNILTLIGIVAKGSGGTPWMVFEYMPYGDLAELLRSCGPNFYSNHTPVTSLSKNDLLHISVQIASGMEYLSSQHFVHRDLACRNCLVGEDLTVKISDFGMSRDVYTCDYYKVGGSRMLPVRWMAPESIMYGKFTLESDVWSFGVVLWEIYSFGKQPYYGNSNENVMKLIFQGILLSPPDTCPPKVRDIMRRCWATDPMDRLKFPEILAHLKGIRGEGKCLSRQDTSPRAPVTPSGAPVTYSQLCLQEEAGGHLDQDLYLVPRRVEPREYMTVLNV, from the exons ATGGGTGGCCCCCGGAGCAGGAGGTCAGGTCATCTCCACGGGACCTCAACTGACCTCCCCCTTGACCcagctggtggtgctgctattggtgttactggtggtgatggtggtgccctTCGCCTTCCCCCTATCACGCTTCCCACGGCCCCAGGAGAGGTCATTGGGAGCTCATGGGAGGAGGTCACATCTGAAGGTGGAATGGTGCCAGACCTTCGTCAGGAAGGTCACGTGACGAGGGACAGTAGTGTTACGCCCTTTGGCAACGAGATCATGTCAGTGTACAGGTTGACCCCACCCACTACTTCTGAGGTCACGACGTGGCCCCCCGCAGGAGTGAGGGGGCCGGAAGAGTCCTCGTCGCCCTCCAGGTCTCTTAATTACGCCCTACAggagaagagagacacagggaaCCAAGAGAACCACGCCCACGAGGACCCCGACGAGGACCTACTCgtatcctcctcgtcctcttcaccTGCTGCCTCTCTGCACGCCGCCCCTGCGTCCCCTGCGTCCCCTCACTACCTCACCACCTCCTTAGACCCACTCAGGGGCCAGCCCGCCACGCACCTCCCGCCCTCCACCCCGCAGTTGGAGGAGACACCACGGACCCTCACTCCTGAAGGCGAGAGTGAAAGAGGcgtcaccacagccaccactaccaccactactaccacagcgAGCGGCCAAGAGCTGTCACCAAACGttaggaccaccaccaccaccgccaccaccaccaccaccaccagtaaagGCAGACGCCCGACGAGAGAGCCGAGAAGGAAAGCGGCTCGTACTCAGAGGTCCGCCCCGTCCAGCAAGCGCCTTCAGCagccctcccccgccccccgtGTCTCCGTGTGCGCTAACAACCCCTGTGGCATGGAGCCCTCGTGCCACGCCAAGAGCAGCGTCCCTCGGGGTTTCGTGTGCTACTGTGACGATAAGTCGTTGGTGGAGCCCGGGGCGTCCTGCTCCTCCCGCGGTGCAGAGC tgCCGATACACCCACCCCCCATATCAGTCAACAGTCCAAAAGAG TTCCGGCCCCTGTACTCCATGTGGCTGGTGGGCGTGGCCTcattgctggtggtgatgatgataatgctggTGTTTTGGAGAAGAAAGAGCTTATGTGCGTGGATTAGACACCGACATAGGGAGAAGAAGCCAGGACAGGTGAGAGACGGACAg CAACCGAGTGACTCCATACCCAAGCACAACTCCCTCGTGGCTTACAACTTCATTAGCAACCCCAACTATTACACCCAAGGCCCAGACACTCTGCCCGTCCACACCCTGCCCGTGCACCTCATCCACCCCGAGCAGATCTCCTTCGTCGGGGAGCTGGGAGAAGGGTGTTTCGGCAAGGTGTACAAAG GCACATACAGTTCATGCTGCCCTGAGGCTTTAACCGAGGGAGAAGTAGacccagaaggaggaggaggaggaggaggaggaggaggaggaggaagccagcaagggacaggagaggaagaagaggaaggagggagacaaacAGTGGCAGTGAAGGTGATAAAAGAGAGTGTAAGcgcaagaggagaggaagattttATGAGAGAAGTGGAGATTATGTCAGCTTTCTCTCACCCTAACATCCTCACCCTTATTGGCATTGTGGCTAAAG gCAGCGGAGGAACCCCCTGGATGGTATTTGAATATATGCCTTATGGAGACTTGGCAGAGTTACTAAGGTCGTGTGGTCCAAACTTCTACTCTAATCACACCCCTGTAACTTCCCTCTCCAag AATGACCTGCTCCACATTAGCGTGCAAATCGCCTCTGGAATGGAATACCTCTCCTCCCAGCACTTCGTCCACCGTGATCTGGCGTGTAGGAACTGCCTGGTGGGGGAGGACCTCACTGTTAAGATATCAGACTTCGGGATGTCCAGGGATGTCTATACCTGTGATTACTATAAG GTTGGAGGTTCACGCATGCTGCCCGTGAGGTGGATGGCCCCGGAGAGCATCATGTATGGCAAGTTTACGCTGGAGAGTGACGTTTGGTCCTTCGGTGTGGTGCTGTGGGAGATATACTCGTTCGGGAAGCAGCCTTACTACGGAAACTCCAATGAAAAT gtGATGAAACTCATCTTCCAGGGGATCCTTCTTAGCCCCCCGGACACCTGCCCCCCCAAGGTGCGTGACATCATGCGCAGGTGCTGGGCGACCGACCCCATGGATCGTCTTAAATTCCCCGAGATTTTGGCCCACCTGAAGGGGATccggggggaggggaagtgcCTCTCCCGACAGGACACCTCCCCCCGTGCCCCTGTGACCCCCAGCGGCGCCCCCGTCACGTACAGTCAGCTGTGTCTgcaggaggaggcgggaggTCACTTAGATCAGGACCTGTACTTGGTGCCACGCCGAGTAGAGCCAAGGGAATACATGACAGTGCTCAATGTGTGA
- the LOC135097345 gene encoding ALK tyrosine kinase receptor-like isoform X3, which yields MGGPRSRRSGHLHGTSTDLPLDPAGGAAIGVTGGDGGALRLPPITLPTAPGEVIGSSWEEVTSEGGMVPDLRQEGHVTRDSSVTPFGNEIMSVYRLTPPTTSEVTTWPPAGVRGPEESSSPSRSLNYALQEKRDTGNQENHAHEDPDEDLLVSSSSSSPAASLHAAPASPASPHYLTTSLDPLRGQPATHLPPSTPQLEETPRTLTPEGESERGVTTATTTTTTTTASGQELSPNVRTTTTTATTTTTTSKGRRPTREPRRKAARTQRSAPSSKRLQQPSPAPRVSVCANNPCGMEPSCHAKSSVPRGFVCYCDDKSLVEPGASCSSRGAELPIHPPPISVNSPKEQPSDSIPKHNSLVAYNFISNPNYYTQGPDTLPVHTLPVHLIHPEQISFVGELGEGCFGKVYKGTYSSCCPEALTEGEVDPEGGGGGGGGGGGGSQQGTGEEEEEGGRQTVAVKVIKESVSARGEEDFMREVEIMSAFSHPNILTLIGIVAKGSGGTPWMVFEYMPYGDLAELLRSCGPNFYSNHTPVTSLSKNDLLHISVQIASGMEYLSSQHFVHRDLACRNCLVGEDLTVKISDFGMSRDVYTCDYYKVGGSRMLPVRWMAPESIMYGKFTLESDVWSFGVVLWEIYSFGKQPYYGNSNENVMKLIFQGILLSPPDTCPPKVRDIMRRCWATDPMDRLKFPEILAHLKGIRGEGKCLSRQDTSPRAPVTPSGAPVTYSQLCLQEEAGGHLDQDLYLVPRRVEPREYMTVLNV from the exons ATGGGTGGCCCCCGGAGCAGGAGGTCAGGTCATCTCCACGGGACCTCAACTGACCTCCCCCTTGACCcagctggtggtgctgctattggtgttactggtggtgatggtggtgccctTCGCCTTCCCCCTATCACGCTTCCCACGGCCCCAGGAGAGGTCATTGGGAGCTCATGGGAGGAGGTCACATCTGAAGGTGGAATGGTGCCAGACCTTCGTCAGGAAGGTCACGTGACGAGGGACAGTAGTGTTACGCCCTTTGGCAACGAGATCATGTCAGTGTACAGGTTGACCCCACCCACTACTTCTGAGGTCACGACGTGGCCCCCCGCAGGAGTGAGGGGGCCGGAAGAGTCCTCGTCGCCCTCCAGGTCTCTTAATTACGCCCTACAggagaagagagacacagggaaCCAAGAGAACCACGCCCACGAGGACCCCGACGAGGACCTACTCgtatcctcctcgtcctcttcaccTGCTGCCTCTCTGCACGCCGCCCCTGCGTCCCCTGCGTCCCCTCACTACCTCACCACCTCCTTAGACCCACTCAGGGGCCAGCCCGCCACGCACCTCCCGCCCTCCACCCCGCAGTTGGAGGAGACACCACGGACCCTCACTCCTGAAGGCGAGAGTGAAAGAGGcgtcaccacagccaccactaccaccactactaccacagcgAGCGGCCAAGAGCTGTCACCAAACGttaggaccaccaccaccaccgccaccaccaccaccaccaccagtaaagGCAGACGCCCGACGAGAGAGCCGAGAAGGAAAGCGGCTCGTACTCAGAGGTCCGCCCCGTCCAGCAAGCGCCTTCAGCagccctcccccgccccccgtGTCTCCGTGTGCGCTAACAACCCCTGTGGCATGGAGCCCTCGTGCCACGCCAAGAGCAGCGTCCCTCGGGGTTTCGTGTGCTACTGTGACGATAAGTCGTTGGTGGAGCCCGGGGCGTCCTGCTCCTCCCGCGGTGCAGAGC tgCCGATACACCCACCCCCCATATCAGTCAACAGTCCAAAAGAG CAACCGAGTGACTCCATACCCAAGCACAACTCCCTCGTGGCTTACAACTTCATTAGCAACCCCAACTATTACACCCAAGGCCCAGACACTCTGCCCGTCCACACCCTGCCCGTGCACCTCATCCACCCCGAGCAGATCTCCTTCGTCGGGGAGCTGGGAGAAGGGTGTTTCGGCAAGGTGTACAAAG GCACATACAGTTCATGCTGCCCTGAGGCTTTAACCGAGGGAGAAGTAGacccagaaggaggaggaggaggaggaggaggaggaggaggaggaagccagcaagggacaggagaggaagaagaggaaggagggagacaaacAGTGGCAGTGAAGGTGATAAAAGAGAGTGTAAGcgcaagaggagaggaagattttATGAGAGAAGTGGAGATTATGTCAGCTTTCTCTCACCCTAACATCCTCACCCTTATTGGCATTGTGGCTAAAG gCAGCGGAGGAACCCCCTGGATGGTATTTGAATATATGCCTTATGGAGACTTGGCAGAGTTACTAAGGTCGTGTGGTCCAAACTTCTACTCTAATCACACCCCTGTAACTTCCCTCTCCAag AATGACCTGCTCCACATTAGCGTGCAAATCGCCTCTGGAATGGAATACCTCTCCTCCCAGCACTTCGTCCACCGTGATCTGGCGTGTAGGAACTGCCTGGTGGGGGAGGACCTCACTGTTAAGATATCAGACTTCGGGATGTCCAGGGATGTCTATACCTGTGATTACTATAAG GTTGGAGGTTCACGCATGCTGCCCGTGAGGTGGATGGCCCCGGAGAGCATCATGTATGGCAAGTTTACGCTGGAGAGTGACGTTTGGTCCTTCGGTGTGGTGCTGTGGGAGATATACTCGTTCGGGAAGCAGCCTTACTACGGAAACTCCAATGAAAAT gtGATGAAACTCATCTTCCAGGGGATCCTTCTTAGCCCCCCGGACACCTGCCCCCCCAAGGTGCGTGACATCATGCGCAGGTGCTGGGCGACCGACCCCATGGATCGTCTTAAATTCCCCGAGATTTTGGCCCACCTGAAGGGGATccggggggaggggaagtgcCTCTCCCGACAGGACACCTCCCCCCGTGCCCCTGTGACCCCCAGCGGCGCCCCCGTCACGTACAGTCAGCTGTGTCTgcaggaggaggcgggaggTCACTTAGATCAGGACCTGTACTTGGTGCCACGCCGAGTAGAGCCAAGGGAATACATGACAGTGCTCAATGTGTGA